Proteins from a single region of Flavobacterium sp. YJ01:
- a CDS encoding SCO family protein, protein MFKNKSYIGISFIILIFGIYAIPKIVDRVKNGDVVKGNRLDNVGAKTPKDTKLLTIGPAPKFELTNQDNAKVSNETYKGKVYVLEFFFTTCPSICPKMNMSMLEIEKTFFGNPNFGIVSITIDPKHDTPQVLKDHAKLLGAKSSNWNFLTGDRDVIMDLSNKGFNLYAGANDKVSGGFEHSGLFALIDKEGNIRCRKDEFGNPNIYYDGLDKKGVRDIQEDIKILLAE, encoded by the coding sequence ATGTTTAAGAATAAATCATATATCGGAATCTCTTTTATCATTTTGATTTTTGGGATTTACGCCATTCCTAAAATTGTCGATCGTGTTAAAAATGGTGATGTTGTTAAAGGAAACCGTTTGGATAACGTTGGAGCTAAAACTCCAAAAGACACAAAACTTTTGACAATTGGTCCAGCTCCAAAATTCGAATTAACAAATCAGGATAACGCAAAGGTTTCTAATGAAACGTATAAAGGAAAAGTATATGTTTTGGAATTTTTCTTTACAACTTGTCCATCAATTTGCCCAAAGATGAATATGAGTATGTTGGAGATTGAAAAGACTTTTTTTGGAAATCCTAACTTTGGTATTGTTTCGATAACTATTGATCCAAAACACGATACTCCGCAAGTTTTAAAAGACCACGCTAAATTATTGGGCGCAAAATCGTCAAATTGGAATTTCTTAACAGGCGATAGAGATGTAATAATGGACTTGTCTAATAAGGGATTTAATCTATACGCGGGTGCAAATGATAAAGTAAGTGGAGGATTTGAGCATTCAGGTTTGTTTGCTTTGATTGATAAAGAAGGTAATATTCGTTGCAGAAAAGATGAATTTGGGAATCCGAATATTTATTATGACGGTTTAGACAAAAAAGGTGTACGCGATATTCAGGAGGATATTAAAATTTTATTAGCAGAATAA
- a CDS encoding cytochrome C oxidase subunit IV family protein, with protein sequence MSHEHVSNTKRIWFVFGLLSLVTTVEVILGIYKPASLEFTHFIGLNLLNWIFYILTVFKAYYIVWAFMHMEGEKSSLRWSVVSPVIFLVLYLLFILLTEGHYIYGVFKDSTIKWNF encoded by the coding sequence ATGTCACACGAGCACGTATCAAATACAAAAAGAATCTGGTTTGTTTTTGGATTACTTTCATTAGTAACTACAGTAGAAGTTATTTTAGGTATCTACAAGCCTGCATCATTAGAGTTTACGCATTTTATCGGTTTGAATTTGTTAAACTGGATTTTCTATATCCTAACAGTTTTCAAAGCATACTATATTGTATGGGCATTTATGCACATGGAAGGTGAAAAAAGCAGCCTTAGATGGTCTGTGGTTTCTCCTGTTATCTTCCTAGTTTTATATTTATTGTTTATTCTGTTAACAGAAGGGCATTATATTTATGGGGTTTTTAAAGATTCTACTATTAAATGGAATTTTTAA
- a CDS encoding cytochrome c oxidase subunit 3 encodes MGATVTTANNDEKTWGGGHEIQPLGSSYGKMMMWFFIVSDALTFSGFLGAYGFSRFKFIETWPLADEVFTHFPFMHGVAAPMYYVALMTFILIFSSVTMVLAVDAGHQLKKTKVAIYMFLTIIGGLIFVGSQAWEWKNFIKGEYGAVETVGGSLLQFVDKDGKRVALADFAVKLPEQREALTRSHSTWFMEDAQSLPTYTVAEVQAGFKAHPEILIRTEKLTDKKKKTVLSREESEAHLASAKYVVEGANLIRNEYGNKLFADFFFFITGFHGFHVFSGVIINIIIFFNVLLGTYEKRRSYEMVEKVGLYWHFVDLVWVFVFTVFYLV; translated from the coding sequence ATGGGAGCGACAGTTACTACTGCAAACAACGACGAAAAAACTTGGGGAGGCGGTCATGAGATCCAGCCACTAGGATCAAGTTATGGTAAAATGATGATGTGGTTTTTTATCGTATCAGATGCCTTAACATTCTCTGGATTTCTAGGAGCTTACGGTTTTTCTAGATTTAAATTTATTGAAACTTGGCCTTTGGCTGATGAAGTGTTTACTCACTTTCCATTTATGCATGGTGTTGCGGCTCCAATGTATTATGTAGCATTAATGACTTTTATTTTGATCTTTTCTTCTGTAACAATGGTTTTAGCTGTTGATGCAGGACACCAATTGAAAAAGACAAAAGTTGCTATTTATATGTTCTTAACTATTATTGGAGGTCTTATTTTCGTTGGTTCTCAAGCTTGGGAATGGAAAAACTTCATTAAAGGTGAATATGGAGCAGTTGAAACAGTTGGGGGAAGTTTACTTCAATTCGTGGATAAAGACGGAAAAAGAGTTGCTTTAGCTGATTTTGCTGTTAAATTACCAGAACAAAGAGAAGCTTTAACAAGAAGCCATTCAACTTGGTTTATGGAAGATGCTCAATCACTTCCAACTTATACAGTAGCTGAAGTTCAAGCTGGATTTAAAGCACATCCTGAAATTTTAATTAGAACAGAAAAACTTACTGATAAGAAGAAAAAAACGGTATTATCAAGAGAAGAGTCTGAAGCACATTTAGCATCTGCTAAATATGTTGTAGAAGGAGCTAACTTGATCAGAAACGAATACGGTAATAAATTATTTGCTGATTTCTTCTTCTTTATTACAGGTTTCCACGGATTCCACGTATTCTCAGGAGTTATTATCAATATCATCATTTTCTTTAATGTATTGTTAGGTACTTATGAGAAGAGAAGAAGCTACGAAATGGTAGAGAAAGTTGGTTTATACTGGCACTTCGTAGATTTAGTTTGGGTATTTGTATTTACAGTTTTCTACCTAGTTTAA
- a CDS encoding cytochrome c oxidase subunit 3 has protein sequence MEMTLKTNDEQAQKSKSAKLILLFAMVSMTMMFAGLTSAFVVSKSRADWLKDFQLPSAFYWSTAVIIACSVTFHLAKKAIQKDNRSTVTSLLLGTLALGILFIVLQFQGFGQIIEEGYYFTGQGSSITTTFLYVVTVTHLLHLAGGLISLLIIIYNHFKQKYNSTQTLGIELGAMYWHFLDLLWVYLFLFLFFFK, from the coding sequence ATGGAAATGACGTTGAAAACAAATGATGAACAAGCACAAAAGTCAAAATCAGCAAAACTGATTCTGCTTTTTGCAATGGTTAGTATGACCATGATGTTCGCAGGATTAACAAGTGCATTTGTAGTAAGTAAATCAAGAGCGGATTGGTTGAAGGACTTTCAGCTTCCTTCTGCATTTTATTGGAGCACAGCAGTGATTATCGCTTGTAGTGTTACCTTTCATTTGGCAAAAAAAGCCATTCAGAAAGATAATAGAAGCACAGTTACAAGCTTGCTTTTAGGAACTTTGGCTTTAGGGATTTTATTTATTGTGCTTCAATTTCAAGGATTTGGACAAATCATTGAAGAAGGGTATTATTTTACAGGACAAGGTAGCTCAATTACTACAACTTTTCTTTATGTGGTAACAGTTACGCACTTGTTGCACTTAGCTGGCGGATTAATTTCACTTTTAATTATAATTTATAATCATTTTAAACAAAAATACAATTCGACTCAAACTCTTGGTATAGAACTAGGTGCGATGTATTGGCACTTTTTGGATTTATTATGGGTATATTTATTTTTATTTTTATTTTTCTTTAAATAA
- the cyoE gene encoding heme o synthase, which yields MNAAKNTLSIKSIFLDFKEITKAGLAISVLFSSIAGYLLGVDSEHPFSWSVLAVLAVGGYCMVGASNAFNQVIEKDIDSLMDRTKNRPVPSGRMSPKVALLVASLLTIIGIALLYTINAKSAMFAAISIFLYTSVYTPLKTVTSLSVFVGAFPGAIPFMLGWVAATGEFGIEAGTLFLIQFFWQFPHFWSIGWFLYEDYEKAGIFMLPTGRKDKGTALQVILYTVWLIIASLLPVLGFTGQLFISPIAAVLVFLLGIWMLFYAVKLYKLRTAKAARTLMLVSVSYISLLQIVYIVDKFLR from the coding sequence TTGAACGCTGCAAAAAATACATTATCAATCAAATCAATATTTCTAGACTTTAAAGAGATTACTAAAGCCGGCTTGGCTATTAGTGTTTTGTTCTCTTCTATAGCAGGATATTTATTAGGTGTTGATTCAGAACATCCATTTAGTTGGAGTGTTTTAGCTGTTTTAGCAGTTGGAGGATATTGCATGGTTGGAGCCTCAAATGCTTTTAATCAAGTAATTGAGAAAGATATTGATTCTTTAATGGATCGTACTAAAAATCGTCCAGTTCCTTCAGGACGTATGAGTCCAAAAGTTGCTTTGTTGGTTGCGAGTTTGCTAACTATTATTGGTATAGCACTACTTTATACTATAAACGCTAAGTCGGCAATGTTTGCCGCAATTTCTATATTTTTATATACAAGTGTTTATACGCCATTAAAAACAGTTACTTCATTATCTGTTTTTGTTGGAGCATTCCCTGGTGCAATTCCGTTCATGTTGGGTTGGGTTGCGGCAACTGGAGAATTTGGTATTGAGGCAGGAACTTTGTTTTTGATTCAATTTTTTTGGCAATTCCCACACTTTTGGTCTATTGGATGGTTCTTGTATGAAGACTATGAAAAAGCAGGAATTTTTATGTTGCCTACAGGCAGAAAAGATAAAGGAACTGCATTGCAGGTTATTTTGTATACAGTTTGGTTAATAATTGCATCTTTATTGCCTGTCTTAGGTTTTACAGGACAATTGTTTATTTCGCCAATTGCAGCAGTTTTAGTATTTCTTTTAGGAATCTGGATGCTTTTTTATGCAGTAAAACTGTATAAATTAAGAACAGCAAAAGCAGCAAGAACATTAATGTTGGTTAGTGTTTCTTATATTTCGCTTTTACAGATTGTATATATAGTAGATAAATTTTTAAGATAG
- a CDS encoding energy transducer TonB produces the protein MNKFFLSLVLIFLFLNASAQQNGNTSIQPGFTAEMFPVFPNCENLDGKKLENCFYKEVQDFVFGNFQVPENLKEKKYKGDVKVLFEVDAEGVFKVIYVSAASEELSAEAKRVFGKFPKIKPSTYNGKPTYSKYTISIDIPLKNSEQVAAEALAAAEILKPIEKPMTELDSIVYKKYNNPEFESHLNIPFSHSYYAQFDGAMNQVGSNNHTASKPFTYEEVSKYYNLKAVNQSLQKNVSSWLGRKWWNENMVQIQGEGYWLALNPIVDLQLGKASDIDASYTYVNTRALNFRGGLGKQINFTTTFFESQGRFAGYFNDYAESIKPSGGNPAIIPGVGIAKRFKTDAYDFPLAEANITYTPSKIFDLQLGYGRNFIGDGYRSLLEGDGASPYPYFKINTKFWKIKYTNTYMWLKDVRPDVTVDRTYATKFMANHYLSWNVSNRLNLGFFESVVWTDTNNRGFDINFVNPIIFYRAVEFGSSSRSGNALLGITGKYKWNNSINLYSQFLIDEFSVSDVGAGNQSWKNKFGFQLGAKYFNAFNVKDLLVQVEFNHVRPYVYSHSAVITNYGHNNQSIGHQWGGNFKELILIGRYHKGRIFGDAKITMGTRGLDFDTAEDSYNYGGNIYKSYDENRPYDTGVKVGQGNKTSVFIADIQGGYLINPMTNLKLFGSLIYRNFDPTQETASTFKQSTTWFSIGLRSDIFNWYFDY, from the coding sequence GTGAAAATTTGGATGGAAAAAAATTAGAGAATTGTTTTTATAAAGAAGTTCAGGATTTTGTATTTGGTAATTTTCAAGTTCCTGAAAATTTAAAAGAAAAAAAATACAAAGGAGACGTAAAAGTTCTTTTTGAAGTTGATGCGGAAGGTGTGTTTAAAGTAATTTATGTTTCGGCGGCAAGTGAGGAATTGTCAGCAGAAGCAAAGCGAGTTTTTGGAAAGTTTCCAAAAATAAAACCGTCAACTTATAATGGAAAACCAACTTATTCAAAATATACCATTTCAATTGATATACCTTTAAAGAATTCAGAACAAGTCGCTGCTGAAGCTTTGGCGGCTGCAGAAATTTTAAAACCAATTGAAAAACCTATGACAGAGTTGGATAGCATTGTTTATAAAAAATACAATAATCCAGAATTCGAAAGTCATTTAAATATTCCATTTTCACATAGTTATTATGCTCAGTTTGATGGCGCAATGAATCAGGTTGGAAGTAATAACCATACTGCTTCTAAACCATTTACTTACGAAGAAGTTTCAAAATATTATAATTTGAAAGCGGTTAATCAATCGTTGCAAAAAAATGTTTCGAGTTGGTTGGGAAGAAAATGGTGGAATGAAAATATGGTGCAGATTCAAGGCGAAGGATATTGGCTTGCTTTAAACCCGATTGTGGATTTGCAATTAGGAAAGGCTTCGGATATTGATGCATCTTACACTTACGTGAATACTAGAGCATTGAATTTTAGAGGAGGTTTAGGAAAGCAGATCAATTTTACAACAACATTTTTTGAAAGTCAGGGAAGATTTGCAGGATATTTTAATGATTATGCAGAGTCTATAAAGCCTTCTGGAGGAAATCCGGCGATAATTCCAGGTGTTGGAATTGCGAAAAGATTTAAAACCGATGCATACGATTTTCCTTTAGCGGAAGCTAATATTACCTACACCCCAAGTAAAATTTTCGATTTGCAATTGGGTTATGGAAGAAATTTTATCGGAGATGGATATCGTTCTCTTTTAGAAGGAGATGGTGCAAGTCCATATCCTTACTTTAAAATTAATACCAAGTTTTGGAAAATAAAGTACACCAATACCTATATGTGGCTGAAAGATGTTCGTCCAGATGTAACAGTTGATAGGACCTATGCAACTAAATTTATGGCGAACCATTATTTAAGTTGGAATGTTTCGAATAGATTAAATTTAGGTTTCTTTGAGTCGGTAGTTTGGACAGATACGAATAATAGAGGTTTTGATATCAATTTTGTGAATCCGATTATTTTTTATCGTGCCGTAGAATTCGGTTCTTCTTCTAGAAGCGGAAATGCTCTTTTAGGAATTACAGGAAAATATAAATGGAATAACAGTATTAACTTGTACTCACAATTCTTGATCGATGAATTTTCTGTTTCTGATGTTGGAGCTGGAAATCAAAGCTGGAAAAATAAATTCGGATTTCAGTTAGGAGCGAAATATTTTAATGCGTTTAATGTAAAAGATTTATTGGTTCAAGTAGAATTTAATCATGTGCGCCCTTATGTATATTCTCATAGTGCCGTTATTACAAATTATGGACATAATAACCAAAGTATCGGGCATCAATGGGGAGGTAATTTTAAAGAGCTTATCTTAATTGGACGTTATCATAAAGGACGTATTTTTGGAGATGCAAAAATCACGATGGGAACCAGAGGTTTGGATTTTGATACAGCAGAGGATTCATATAATTATGGAGGTAATATTTATAAAAGTTACGACGAAAACCGTCCTTATGATACTGGTGTAAAAGTAGGGCAGGGAAACAAGACGAGTGTTTTTATTGCAGATATTCAAGGTGGTTACCTAATTAATCCAATGACTAATTTAAAATTATTTGGAAGTCTTATTTACCGAAATTTTGATCCGACACAAGAGACAGCGTCTACTTTTAAACAAAGTACAACGTGGTTTAGCATCGGTTTGAGATCTGATATTTTTAATTGGTATTTTGATTACTAG